A stretch of the Streptosporangium sp. NBC_01755 genome encodes the following:
- a CDS encoding NAD(P)-dependent malic enzyme, protein MPSSISLEALEALDLDPAFALHRGGKLEVRSTVPVRNADDLALAYTPGVARICSAIAEEPELAKDYTWISNVVAVVSDGTAVLGLGDIGPAAAMPVMEGKALLFKQFANVDAVPICLDCTDVDELVETVVRLAPSFGGINLEDISAPRCFEVEARLREILDIPVFHDDQHGTAIVVLAALKNAARLTGRSLGDLRAVVAGAGASGIAVSRILLNAGIGDIAVADSKGIIHEGRDGLNPVKEALARDSNKAGLHGSTEQALAGADVFIGLSGSTVSEGAIASMASGSIVFALSNPTPEVRPEVARKYAQVVATGRSDFPNQINNVLAFPGVFRGALDVRATTITENMKVAAAEALAGVVGDDDLSADYVIPSPFDERVAPAVIAAVSEQARADGVARL, encoded by the coding sequence ATGCCATCTTCCATCTCTCTCGAAGCACTCGAAGCCCTGGATCTGGATCCGGCCTTCGCCCTGCACCGTGGGGGCAAGCTGGAGGTTCGCTCCACAGTTCCGGTCCGCAACGCCGACGACCTGGCGCTCGCCTACACACCGGGTGTGGCCAGGATCTGCAGTGCGATCGCCGAGGAGCCCGAACTCGCCAAGGACTACACCTGGATCTCCAACGTGGTCGCCGTCGTCTCCGACGGCACCGCGGTGCTCGGTCTCGGAGATATCGGGCCTGCCGCCGCCATGCCGGTCATGGAGGGCAAGGCCCTGCTGTTCAAGCAGTTCGCGAATGTCGACGCGGTGCCCATCTGCCTCGACTGCACCGACGTGGACGAACTGGTCGAGACGGTCGTCCGGCTCGCCCCCTCCTTCGGGGGGATCAACCTCGAGGACATCAGTGCTCCCCGCTGTTTCGAGGTCGAGGCGCGTCTCCGTGAGATCCTCGACATCCCCGTCTTCCACGACGACCAGCACGGCACCGCGATCGTCGTGCTGGCCGCGCTGAAGAACGCTGCGCGGCTGACCGGCCGCTCGCTGGGCGATCTGCGGGCCGTGGTCGCCGGTGCCGGTGCCTCCGGGATCGCCGTCAGCCGGATCCTGCTCAACGCGGGCATCGGTGACATCGCGGTGGCCGACTCCAAGGGCATCATCCACGAGGGCCGCGACGGGCTCAACCCGGTGAAGGAGGCCCTGGCGCGCGACAGCAACAAGGCCGGCCTGCACGGTTCCACCGAGCAGGCGCTGGCCGGGGCCGACGTGTTCATCGGGCTGTCGGGCTCGACGGTCTCGGAGGGGGCCATCGCGTCGATGGCCTCAGGCTCGATCGTCTTCGCGCTGTCCAACCCGACGCCCGAGGTGCGGCCGGAGGTCGCGCGCAAGTACGCGCAGGTGGTCGCGACCGGTCGTTCCGACTTCCCCAACCAGATCAACAACGTGCTGGCCTTCCCCGGTGTCTTCCGAGGGGCGCTCGACGTCCGCGCCACCACGATCACCGAGAACATGAAGGTCGCCGCCGCCGAGGCGCTGGCCGGGGTGGTCGGGGACGACGATCTGTCGGCCGACTACGTGATCCCCAGCCCGTTCGACGAGCGTGTCGCCCCGGCGGTCATCGCCGCCGTCTCCGAGCAGGCTCGTGCCGACGGGGTCGCCCGCCTCTAG
- a CDS encoding CGNR zinc finger domain-containing protein: protein MDLTSYAELAVLLINSPDRLTGLEGLRTLLEEGGRYRPGCRITRSDLEALRDLREELMVVFETAEAGDEEAVVDRLNSLLIHHPVQPQISGHDGERWHLHLTEGGRMADQYAVGAVMGLATMITDLGVDRLGLCQAPPCRRAYLDTSSNRSRRYCSERCASRANVAAYRARQKVGQ from the coding sequence ATGGACCTGACCTCCTACGCTGAGCTGGCCGTGCTACTGATCAACAGCCCCGACCGGCTGACCGGTCTCGAAGGGCTGCGCACGCTCCTGGAAGAGGGCGGTCGCTACCGGCCCGGCTGCCGCATCACCAGGAGCGACCTGGAAGCCCTGCGCGACCTGCGCGAAGAGCTGATGGTCGTGTTCGAGACCGCCGAGGCGGGCGACGAGGAGGCGGTGGTCGACCGGCTCAACTCGCTGCTGATCCACCACCCGGTCCAGCCACAGATCTCCGGGCACGACGGCGAGCGCTGGCATCTGCACCTCACCGAGGGCGGCCGGATGGCCGACCAGTACGCCGTGGGAGCGGTGATGGGACTCGCCACCATGATCACCGATCTCGGCGTCGACCGGCTCGGCCTCTGCCAGGCGCCGCCCTGCCGCAGGGCCTACCTCGACACCTCCTCCAACCGGTCGCGCCGGTACTGCTCGGAGCGGTGCGCCAGCCGTGCCAACGTCGCCGCCTACCGGGCCCGCCAGAAGGTCGGCCAGTAA
- a CDS encoding S24 family peptidase: MRVRVAGDSMLPALRSGDWLWVRRGAVVRPGDLVVARLPSDPAVLIVKRAVWEADGGWWLESDNQRAPGRRDSWDFGALPPSSIVGRVVLRYWPTFWRAR; the protein is encoded by the coding sequence ATGAGAGTACGTGTCGCGGGGGACTCGATGCTGCCCGCGCTGCGGTCCGGCGACTGGCTCTGGGTACGGCGCGGAGCGGTGGTGAGGCCCGGCGACCTGGTCGTCGCCCGGCTGCCGTCCGACCCCGCCGTGCTCATCGTCAAACGCGCGGTCTGGGAGGCGGACGGCGGCTGGTGGCTGGAGAGCGACAACCAGCGCGCTCCCGGCAGGCGCGACAGCTGGGACTTCGGCGCGCTGCCTCCGTCGTCGATCGTCGGCCGGGTGGTGCTGCGTTACTGGCCGACCTTCTGGCGGGCCCGGTAG
- the sodN gene encoding superoxide dismutase, Ni — protein sequence MLARLMRPKHIASAHCDLPCGVYDPAQARIEAESVKAIMEKYAGNEDPVFRSRALTIKEERAELVKHHLWVLWTDYFKPPHLETYPQLHQLFWEATKLAGAAGGKGTVDVAKADELLGKIDEISKIFWETKAA from the coding sequence ATGCTCGCACGACTTATGCGCCCCAAGCACATCGCGTCGGCGCACTGCGACCTGCCCTGCGGCGTGTACGACCCGGCACAGGCCCGCATCGAGGCCGAGTCCGTCAAGGCCATCATGGAGAAGTACGCCGGAAACGAGGACCCGGTGTTCCGCTCCCGTGCGCTCACCATCAAGGAGGAGCGGGCCGAACTGGTCAAGCACCACCTGTGGGTGCTGTGGACCGACTACTTCAAGCCCCCGCACCTGGAGACCTACCCGCAGCTGCACCAGCTGTTCTGGGAGGCCACCAAGCTCGCGGGCGCGGCCGGCGGTAAGGGCACCGTCGACGTCGCCAAGGCCGACGAGCTCCTCGGCAAGATCGACGAGATCTCCAAGATTTTCTGGGAGACCAAGGCCGCCTAA
- a CDS encoding anti-sigma factor, protein MTEHTEAPAVGMGGIRDVVSVRLPATSAYLSVLRTATAALAVRLDFTLDEIEDLRIAVDEACAMLLTQAVPGTDLTAEFELTGQLMKVRVEVSTVGSTPPKRDDFAWMVLTALADDVDAVTDSPDRMAIVLRKRRGAARPA, encoded by the coding sequence GTGACCGAACACACCGAGGCGCCCGCGGTCGGCATGGGCGGGATCCGTGACGTGGTGAGCGTCCGGCTGCCGGCAACGAGTGCTTATCTGTCCGTGCTGCGTACGGCGACAGCCGCACTTGCCGTACGGCTGGACTTCACGCTGGACGAGATCGAGGATCTACGGATCGCGGTCGACGAGGCGTGTGCGATGCTGCTGACCCAGGCCGTCCCCGGCACCGATCTGACCGCCGAGTTCGAGCTCACCGGGCAGTTGATGAAGGTGCGGGTCGAGGTCAGCACGGTGGGAAGCACCCCCCCGAAGCGCGACGATTTCGCGTGGATGGTGCTCACCGCCCTGGCTGATGATGTGGATGCCGTAACCGACTCCCCCGACCGTATGGCGATCGTCCTCCGCAAGCGCCGAGGCGCGGCGAGGCCGGCGTGA
- a CDS encoding RNA polymerase sigma factor SigF, whose protein sequence is MAASDHAVPDRVRARLLFAELVELNSDDPRRQRIRDELVELHLPLVEYLARRFRNRGEWLDDLTQVATIGLIKSIDRFDLGRGVEFSTYATPTIVGEIKRHFRDKGWAVRVPRRLQELKLSLTKAISELSQREGRAPTVAELATFLKMTEEEVLEGLESANAYSTVSLDAPDSGDDDAPAVADSLGIVDDSLEGVEYRESLKPLLERLPPREKRILLLRFFGNMTQSQIATELGISQMHVSRLLARTLAQLREGLTVDD, encoded by the coding sequence ATGGCCGCCAGCGACCACGCGGTGCCCGACCGGGTGCGTGCGCGCCTGCTCTTCGCGGAGCTGGTGGAGTTGAACTCCGACGACCCCCGGCGCCAGCGCATCCGTGACGAGCTCGTCGAGCTCCACCTGCCCCTCGTCGAATATCTCGCCCGACGGTTCCGTAACCGGGGCGAGTGGCTGGACGACCTCACACAGGTCGCGACCATCGGGCTGATCAAGTCAATCGACCGATTCGATCTCGGCCGAGGTGTGGAGTTCTCCACCTACGCCACTCCGACGATCGTCGGTGAGATCAAACGCCACTTCCGCGACAAGGGCTGGGCGGTCCGCGTGCCGCGCCGGCTTCAGGAGCTGAAGCTCTCGCTCACCAAGGCGATCAGCGAGCTCTCCCAGCGGGAGGGGCGCGCGCCGACCGTGGCCGAGCTGGCCACGTTCCTGAAGATGACCGAGGAGGAGGTGCTCGAAGGGCTGGAGTCGGCCAACGCCTACTCCACGGTCTCCCTCGACGCGCCCGACTCCGGCGACGACGACGCGCCGGCGGTGGCCGACTCCCTCGGCATCGTGGACGACTCCCTGGAGGGTGTCGAATACCGCGAGTCGCTCAAGCCCCTGCTGGAGCGACTGCCGCCGCGTGAGAAGCGGATCCTGCTGCTGCGTTTCTTCGGCAACATGACACAGTCTCAGATCGCCACCGAGCTCGGCATCTCGCAGATGCACGTGTCCCGGCTGCTCGCCAGGACCCTGGCCCAGCTCCGCGAGGGCCTGACCGTGGACGACTAG
- a CDS encoding diacylglycerol/lipid kinase family protein, giving the protein MRAMLLVNPKATTTNQRTRDVLIRALSATMNLTVEETRYRGHATQLSRKAHASGYDVLAVLGGDGTINEAVNGLLDPVDGKGGDEGSAVDRPALLAIPGGSANVFVRALGLPSSPVESVGAILEAIRDGRQRIVGLGQAIWDDQSRYFTFCSGLGYDAEVIRAVEGIRGTGRKATPARYVNTALHHYLSTDKRHPSMTVEGPEVPPTGGIYMAVVSNTSPWTYIGPRPVSPTPWASFETGLDLLGLQRLGLPAMLQLIPQIIGARDTLPTGRHLVQLHDEKEFTLSARRPVAFQLDGDYLGEVERITFRSIPNALRVVV; this is encoded by the coding sequence ATGCGCGCGATGCTCCTGGTGAATCCGAAGGCGACGACGACCAACCAGCGGACCAGGGACGTGCTCATCAGGGCGCTGAGCGCGACGATGAACCTGACCGTCGAGGAGACCCGCTACCGGGGGCACGCGACGCAGCTCTCCCGCAAGGCCCACGCCTCCGGTTACGACGTGCTGGCCGTGCTCGGCGGTGACGGCACCATCAACGAGGCGGTGAACGGGCTGCTCGATCCGGTGGACGGAAAGGGCGGCGACGAGGGCAGCGCGGTCGATCGGCCGGCGCTGCTGGCCATCCCCGGTGGCAGTGCCAACGTCTTCGTCAGGGCTCTTGGCCTGCCGAGCAGCCCGGTCGAGTCGGTGGGGGCGATCCTGGAGGCGATCCGTGACGGCCGGCAGCGGATCGTTGGCCTCGGCCAGGCGATCTGGGATGACCAGAGTAGATATTTCACGTTCTGTAGTGGCCTGGGGTACGACGCCGAGGTGATCAGGGCGGTCGAGGGGATACGGGGCACCGGTCGCAAGGCCACGCCCGCGCGCTACGTGAACACCGCGTTACACCACTACCTGTCGACGGACAAGCGTCACCCCTCGATGACCGTCGAGGGCCCGGAGGTGCCGCCGACCGGCGGCATCTACATGGCCGTCGTCTCCAACACCTCACCCTGGACGTACATCGGCCCGCGGCCGGTCTCACCGACCCCGTGGGCGAGCTTCGAGACCGGCCTTGACCTGCTGGGTCTACAGCGCCTGGGCCTGCCGGCCATGCTCCAGCTGATACCCCAGATCATCGGTGCCCGCGACACTCTTCCCACCGGTCGTCACCTGGTGCAGCTCCACGACGAGAAAGAGTTCACGCTGAGTGCCAGGCGGCCCGTGGCGTTTCAGCTGGACGGGGACTACCTGGGGGAGGTTGAGCGAATAACATTCCGTTCTATCCCCAATGCGTTACGAGTAGTGGTCTAG
- a CDS encoding WhiB family transcriptional regulator, protein MDWRHRAACRDVDPELFFPIGNTGPALMQIEEAKQVCRTCTISEACLKWALESGQDAGVWGGLSEDERRAFKRRTARARARTNA, encoded by the coding sequence ATGGACTGGCGCCACCGAGCTGCCTGCCGTGACGTGGACCCCGAGCTGTTCTTCCCGATCGGCAACACCGGCCCCGCCCTGATGCAGATCGAAGAAGCGAAGCAGGTCTGTCGTACGTGCACCATCAGTGAAGCATGCCTGAAGTGGGCGCTGGAGTCCGGGCAGGACGCCGGTGTCTGGGGCGGCCTGAGCGAGGACGAGCGACGCGCCTTCAAGCGCCGTACGGCCCGAGCTCGCGCCCGCACGAACGCCTGA
- a CDS encoding sensor histidine kinase, whose translation MPTLSDLAVRHTALDDADLEWMHSLVSDWQLIADLSFADLILWIPLKDGSGWIAIAQMRPTTGPTVYHDDIVGMTAARGERPLLEIAWNERRICREGDPDWSSGVPVREETIPVRRADHFLGIIQRSTNLSSARTPSRLELTYLQSASDLAQMVAEGRFPFSGAEPILVRSPRVGDGLLRLDRAGRVTYASPNALSAYRRLGLTADLVGAELGRTTATLCYSDEPINENLMIVASGREPRETEVESGGTVVQLRAIPLIVGGGRIGALVLIRDVTELRRRERELMTKDATIREIHHRVKNNLQTVAALLRLQARRLQLPEGREALEEAVRRVGSIAIVHETLSHTPEEQVDFDDIADRVIAMTGEVAAPETQVVPRRIGTFGVLRSEIATPLAMVLTELLQNAVQHGLAQRQGKLQVIVSRGAERLDVIVSDNGSGLPEDFDLDQTTSLGLQIVRTLVVSELSGRLAIEPRQGGGTEVSLSIPLPAA comes from the coding sequence GTGCCGACTCTAAGCGACCTGGCGGTCCGTCACACCGCGCTAGACGATGCGGACCTTGAGTGGATGCACTCGCTGGTCTCCGACTGGCAGCTCATCGCGGACCTGTCCTTTGCCGACCTGATCCTGTGGATCCCGCTGAAGGACGGCTCCGGCTGGATCGCGATCGCGCAGATGCGGCCCACCACGGGGCCGACCGTCTATCACGACGACATCGTGGGCATGACGGCGGCGAGGGGGGAACGGCCGCTTCTGGAGATCGCCTGGAACGAGCGACGTATCTGCCGTGAGGGCGATCCGGACTGGTCGAGCGGGGTGCCGGTCCGTGAGGAGACCATTCCCGTACGGCGGGCCGACCACTTCCTGGGCATCATTCAGCGCTCGACGAACCTGTCCTCCGCGCGGACTCCCTCCAGGCTGGAGCTGACGTACCTGCAGAGCGCCTCGGACCTGGCCCAGATGGTGGCCGAGGGCCGCTTCCCGTTCTCCGGCGCCGAGCCGATCCTGGTCCGCTCGCCGCGGGTGGGCGACGGGCTGCTCCGGCTTGACCGGGCGGGCCGGGTCACGTACGCCTCACCGAACGCGCTGTCCGCCTACCGGCGGCTGGGTCTCACCGCCGACCTGGTCGGCGCGGAGCTGGGCCGTACGACCGCCACGCTCTGTTACTCCGACGAGCCCATCAACGAGAACCTGATGATCGTCGCGAGCGGGCGAGAGCCCAGGGAGACGGAGGTGGAGTCGGGCGGCACCGTCGTGCAACTGCGGGCGATCCCGCTGATCGTCGGTGGCGGGAGGATCGGCGCGCTGGTGCTCATCAGGGATGTGACCGAGCTGCGCCGCCGCGAGCGAGAGCTGATGACCAAGGACGCCACCATCCGGGAGATCCACCATCGGGTGAAGAACAACCTGCAGACGGTGGCCGCGCTGCTTCGGCTCCAGGCCAGACGGCTGCAACTGCCGGAGGGCAGGGAGGCGCTGGAGGAGGCGGTGCGCAGGGTCGGGTCGATCGCGATCGTGCACGAGACGCTCTCTCATACGCCCGAGGAACAGGTCGACTTCGACGACATCGCCGATAGGGTGATCGCGATGACGGGAGAGGTCGCTGCCCCGGAGACGCAGGTCGTGCCGCGCCGAATCGGGACCTTCGGGGTGCTACGCTCGGAGATCGCGACGCCGCTGGCAATGGTCCTCACGGAGTTGCTGCAGAACGCGGTCCAGCACGGGCTGGCGCAGCGTCAGGGTAAGCTCCAGGTGATCGTGTCACGGGGGGCCGAGCGGCTGGACGTGATCGTGTCCGACAACGGCAGCGGGCTGCCAGAGGACTTCGACCTCGACCAGACCACCAGTCTGGGCCTGCAGATCGTGCGGACACTGGTGGTGAGCGAGCTGTCCGGGCGGCTGGCCATCGAACCGCGCCAGGGTGGTGGCACCGAGGTAAGCCTGAGCATTCCTCTCCCCGCGGCCTAA
- a CDS encoding 8-amino-7-oxononanoate synthase, with product MEQIPDPLIRFRAAAATREAAGLRRTLRARTPDDDGLIDLASNDYLGLARDERLAEAAVAATRIWGTGSTGSRLVTGSTALHARLEARLCAFTGAEGALVFSSGYLANLAAVAALGRDALVVSETGNHASIVDACRLSRSRVVVTPHKDVTAVEKALADRDEAHAIVVTDAVFSVDGDLAPLAELHAATVRQGALLVVDEAHSIGVVGPRGQGAVHAAGLAAEPNIVRTITLSKSLGSQGGAVLGAPEVIQTLVDTGRSFIFDTGLAPGSVAAALAAVDILHHQPELPGRVRTMARELAAVARDLGLESGDPAGAVVPVVLGPPEIALRAALICVEHGVRVGCFRPPSVPVGRSCLRLTARANLSSDDLAVIRGALTAVAEMKVTM from the coding sequence ATGGAGCAGATTCCTGATCCGCTGATCCGGTTCCGTGCGGCAGCGGCCACGAGGGAGGCCGCGGGGCTGCGGCGGACCCTGCGCGCCCGCACGCCGGACGACGACGGCCTCATCGATCTGGCCTCCAACGACTACCTCGGCCTGGCCAGGGACGAGCGGCTGGCCGAGGCGGCCGTGGCGGCGACACGCATCTGGGGCACGGGCTCCACGGGTTCCCGCCTGGTCACCGGCTCCACTGCCCTGCACGCGCGCCTGGAGGCGCGCCTGTGCGCCTTCACCGGCGCGGAGGGCGCCCTGGTGTTCTCCTCCGGCTACCTGGCCAACCTGGCCGCCGTCGCGGCCCTGGGCAGGGATGCCCTGGTGGTCTCCGAGACGGGCAACCACGCGTCGATAGTGGACGCCTGCCGGCTGTCGCGCTCGCGGGTCGTGGTCACCCCGCACAAGGACGTCACGGCCGTGGAGAAGGCACTGGCCGACCGGGACGAGGCGCACGCGATCGTGGTCACGGACGCGGTCTTCTCCGTGGACGGCGATCTGGCCCCGCTCGCGGAGCTGCACGCGGCGACGGTACGGCAGGGTGCGCTGCTGGTCGTCGACGAGGCCCACTCGATCGGGGTCGTCGGGCCCCGCGGACAGGGCGCCGTGCACGCCGCGGGGCTGGCGGCCGAGCCGAACATTGTGAGAACGATCACATTGTCCAAGTCCCTGGGGTCCCAGGGGGGAGCCGTACTGGGCGCGCCCGAGGTGATCCAAACCCTTGTGGACACGGGCCGGTCGTTCATCTTCGACACCGGACTGGCGCCCGGCAGCGTGGCCGCGGCACTCGCCGCTGTCGATATCCTTCACCATCAGCCCGAACTGCCCGGACGCGTGCGAACCATGGCGAGGGAGCTGGCCGCTGTGGCCCGCGATCTCGGCCTGGAGAGCGGCGATCCAGCGGGTGCGGTCGTCCCCGTCGTGCTCGGCCCACCCGAGATCGCACTTCGGGCCGCCCTCATCTGTGTGGAACACGGGGTGCGCGTCGGATGCTTCCGGCCGCCCTCGGTACCGGTCGGCCGCTCTTGCCTGCGGTTGACGGCACGGGCCAATCTGAGTTCCGACGATCTAGCGGTGATCAGGGGTGCACTCACCGCCGTGGCCGAGATGAAGGTGACCATGTGA
- a CDS encoding GntR family transcriptional regulator, with amino-acid sequence MSDDSPRIPKYYDVKRSLLTLTKSLPAGSALPPERALAVRFETSRTTVRQALSELVVEGRLVRIQGKGTFVAQPKVAQVLQLTSYTGDLRTVGLEPDTKILDISYVTADEPLARRLAINAGGRVLRIHRLRLASGEPMSIDTTHLSARRFPRLRRELEVHSSLYETLYNAYNVRLTDAEEIIETVLATPYDAQVLGVDAGLPLLLLTRHAFDADGNPVEWAQSLYRGDRYKFVTRLRRP; translated from the coding sequence GTGAGCGACGACTCCCCAAGAATCCCGAAATATTACGACGTCAAGCGCAGCCTGCTCACCCTCACCAAGAGCCTGCCCGCGGGCAGCGCTCTGCCCCCCGAGCGAGCCCTCGCGGTCCGTTTCGAGACGTCGCGCACCACGGTGCGCCAGGCCCTGTCCGAGCTCGTGGTCGAGGGCCGCCTGGTGCGCATCCAGGGCAAGGGGACGTTCGTCGCACAGCCCAAGGTCGCCCAGGTCCTCCAGCTGACCTCCTACACCGGGGACCTGCGGACCGTCGGCCTCGAACCCGACACCAAGATCCTTGACATCAGCTACGTCACCGCCGATGAGCCGCTGGCCCGCCGCCTGGCCATCAACGCCGGCGGCCGCGTGCTGCGCATCCACCGGCTGCGCCTGGCCAGCGGAGAGCCGATGTCGATCGACACCACCCACCTGTCGGCCCGGCGCTTCCCCCGCCTGCGGCGGGAGCTGGAGGTGCACTCCTCGCTGTACGAGACGCTGTACAACGCGTACAACGTGCGGCTGACCGACGCCGAGGAGATCATCGAGACCGTGCTGGCCACCCCGTACGACGCGCAGGTGCTCGGCGTCGACGCGGGCCTGCCGCTGCTCCTGCTCACCAGGCACGCCTTCGACGCGGACGGTAACCCGGTCGAGTGGGCCCAGTCCCTGTACCGGGGCGACCGCTACAAGTTCGTCACCCGCCTGCGCCGCCCCTGA
- the bioD gene encoding dethiobiotin synthase → MSILVVTGTDTGVGKTVVTAAVASLARERGSSVAVVKPAQTGVSGAEPGDMEDVIRLSGVRTTFEVARYPAALSPAAAARLAGLPPVSLSLVADRIRELAGSHRLVIVEGAGGLLVRFDEEGATLADLARTLSAPVLLVTRAGLGTLNHTALTLEAMAHRGLEPAGVVIGSWPAEPGPAERSNVADLEMLAARPLAGAMPEGAGRLERGSFASAAHLGLGPPLGGGFDPAAFRTTLRLSP, encoded by the coding sequence GTGAGCATTCTCGTGGTCACCGGGACCGACACCGGGGTGGGAAAGACCGTCGTCACCGCGGCGGTGGCCTCGCTCGCCAGGGAGCGGGGCTCCTCCGTGGCCGTGGTGAAGCCCGCGCAGACCGGGGTCTCCGGTGCCGAGCCCGGTGACATGGAAGACGTCATCCGGCTGTCCGGGGTGCGGACGACCTTCGAGGTGGCCAGGTATCCCGCCGCGCTGTCCCCCGCTGCGGCGGCGCGCCTGGCCGGCCTGCCGCCGGTCTCCCTCTCGCTGGTGGCGGACCGGATCAGGGAGCTGGCCGGCTCGCACCGGCTGGTGATCGTCGAGGGGGCGGGCGGGCTGCTCGTCCGCTTCGACGAGGAGGGGGCGACCCTGGCCGATCTGGCCAGGACGCTCTCGGCGCCGGTGCTCCTGGTGACCAGAGCCGGGCTGGGTACGCTCAACCACACCGCGCTGACGCTGGAGGCGATGGCCCACCGAGGGCTGGAGCCGGCCGGGGTGGTGATCGGCTCCTGGCCGGCCGAGCCCGGCCCCGCCGAGCGGAGCAACGTCGCGGACCTGGAGATGCTGGCCGCCCGGCCGCTGGCGGGCGCCATGCCCGAGGGAGCCGGGCGGCTGGAGCGGGGCTCCTTCGCCAGCGCCGCCCACCTGGGGCTGGGGCCGCCTCTGGGCGGTGGCTTCGACCCCGCCGCCTTCCGCACCACCCTTAGGCTTTCCCCGTAG
- the bioB gene encoding biotin synthase BioB: MSDILEIARTQVLQEGRGLDAAQALRCLELPDDRLAELLALAHEVRMKWCGPEVEVEGIVSLKTGGCPEDCHFCSQSGQFSSPVRAVWLDIPSLVEAARETAATGATEFCIVAAVRGPDQRLMDQVRQGVKAIREAVDINVACSLGMLTQAQVDELAEMGVHRYNHNLETARSHFGKVVTTHTWEERWDTCLMVREAGMELCCGGIVGMGETREQRAEFAGQLGELAPDEVPLNFLNPRPGTPFESFPLLEGAEALRTIATFRLALPRTILRYAGGRELTLGDLGTRDGMLGGINAIIVGNYLTTLGRTAEADLGLLADLKMPIKALSDTL, translated from the coding sequence ATGAGCGACATCCTTGAGATCGCCCGGACGCAGGTCCTGCAGGAGGGCCGCGGTCTCGACGCCGCACAGGCCCTGCGCTGCCTGGAGCTGCCGGATGACCGCCTGGCCGAGCTGCTGGCCCTGGCCCACGAGGTGCGGATGAAGTGGTGCGGTCCCGAGGTGGAGGTCGAGGGGATCGTCTCCCTCAAGACCGGCGGCTGCCCCGAGGACTGCCACTTCTGCTCACAATCGGGGCAGTTCTCCTCACCGGTCCGCGCCGTCTGGCTGGACATCCCCTCACTGGTCGAGGCCGCCAGGGAGACCGCCGCGACCGGGGCCACCGAGTTCTGCATCGTGGCCGCCGTGAGAGGACCCGACCAGCGCCTGATGGACCAGGTCCGCCAGGGCGTGAAGGCGATCCGTGAGGCGGTCGACATCAACGTCGCGTGCTCGCTGGGCATGCTCACCCAGGCGCAGGTCGACGAGCTGGCCGAGATGGGCGTGCACCGCTACAACCACAACCTGGAGACCGCGAGGTCGCACTTCGGGAAGGTCGTCACCACCCACACCTGGGAGGAGCGCTGGGACACCTGCCTGATGGTGCGCGAGGCCGGTATGGAACTGTGCTGCGGCGGCATCGTGGGCATGGGCGAGACGCGAGAGCAGCGGGCCGAGTTCGCCGGGCAACTCGGCGAGCTGGCACCCGACGAGGTTCCGCTGAACTTCCTCAACCCGCGCCCCGGCACGCCCTTCGAGTCCTTCCCGCTGCTGGAGGGGGCCGAGGCACTCCGGACGATCGCCACCTTCAGGCTCGCGCTACCCCGCACGATCCTGCGTTACGCGGGCGGCCGCGAGCTGACTCTGGGCGACCTGGGCACCCGCGACGGCATGCTCGGCGGCATCAACGCGATCATCGTGGGGAACTACCTGACCACCCTGGGCCGCACGGCCGAGGCCGACCTCGGCCTGCTGGCGGACCTGAAGATGCCCATCAAGGCGCTCTCCGACACTCTCTGA